The following are encoded in a window of Glandiceps talaboti chromosome 5, keGlaTala1.1, whole genome shotgun sequence genomic DNA:
- the LOC144435882 gene encoding G patch domain and ankyrin repeat-containing protein 1-like, whose amino-acid sequence MMSSSDHHNIRPVRFVRPTSNDSKDLASKIDAKNHNQRDNREFSLSGEEARSFYDSVIAEPSTASTNDLGRKVDRPDPEKAETRSPSGHRHHRRRAKRRSSSFTKSNCRTDERLINRFLRHAQCGDLNELVKCHERGCDINGSDIYSWTALMCAAHSGQLEIVRYLLLNGARKELCNNQGQTAADLANIAGHTDIVEMLLFEKKPDRKRKRKTKSKFWCDICKIEFSEVDREEHKHSTVHLFNSNHKVLPTQYGIPESNVGFQMMVKGGWDRDHGLGPEGTGQKYPVKTVLKRDREGLGASKDKNKAKVTHFKPNDEDAVKAAKKSKKEKYPCMRPGTISRKARERKARKEKEWERDLRIYFNS is encoded by the coding sequence ATGATGTCCTCATCCGATCATCACAATATCAGACCCGTCAGATTTGTACGTCCAACGTCGAACGACTCGAAGGATTTAGCTTCAAAGATTGATGCAAAGAATCACAACCAGCGCGACAACAGAGAATTTAGTTTAAGTGGCGAGGAGGCCAGGTCATTTTACGACAGTGTCATCGCTGAACCATCAACAGCAAGTACAAATGACCTTGGACGTAAAGTTGACAGACCTGACCCCGAAAAGGCTGAAACGAGGTCACCATCTGGACACAGGCACCATCGGAGGAGGGCTAAACGAAGATCAAGTTCGTTCACAAAGTCGAATTGTCGTACGGATGAGCGATTGATCAACCGTTTTCTTCGACATGCACAATGTGGTGATCTGAATGAATTAGTAAAATGCCACGAACGAGGCTGTGATATTAACGGCAGTGATATATATTCATGGACGGCACTTATGTGTGCTGCACATAGTGGACAATTGGAAATCGTACGATATCTATTACTAAATGGAGCCAGGAAAGAGTTGTGCAATAACCAGGGACAGACTGCAGCTGATCTCGCTAACATTGCTGGTCATACAGATATTgttgaaatgttgttgtttgaaaagaAACCAGACagaaaaaggaaaagaaaaacaaaaagtaAATTTTGGTGTGACATTTGTAAAATCGAATTCTCAGAGGTTGACCGTGAAGAACACAAGCATTCAACTGTTCATTTATTTAACAGTAATCATAAAGTACTGCCAACACAGTATGGTATTCCGGAGAGTAATGTTGGATTCCAGATGATGGTTAAAGGGGGATGGGATAGAGATCATGGATTAGGTCCGGAAGGAACAGGACAAAAGTATCCTGTGAAGACAGTATTGAAAAGAGACAGAGAAGGCCTTGGTGCTAGCAAAGATAAGAACAAAGCCAAAGTAACTCATTTTAAACCAAATGATGAGGATGCTGTCAAAGCAGCAAAGaaatcaaagaaagaaaaatatccATGTATGCGACCAGGAACAATCAGCAGAAAGGCAAGGGAAAGGAAAGCgaggaaagaaaaagaatggGAGCGAGATTTGCGAATTTACTTCAACTCATga